The following are from one region of the Penaeus chinensis breed Huanghai No. 1 chromosome 5, ASM1920278v2, whole genome shotgun sequence genome:
- the LOC125025784 gene encoding transmembrane protein 205-like gives MCVSSMSRTSTMTVEEEELSGAQVLQPTTRISPLSSFSRARFNSISEFRPSEMHKSRSAGVLGVFSHDTISRQELETLVDGKRKEPTKVTKAQIKEYAQKYKNFQSDEKKESSPWYKEMFEHTQPAHLIAMVAVVYLAFRLFPDSRRHATEASTLTRLLYVAAVSTVFGSQVWMTFVSGLALFFSVPRHVFAQVQQVLFPLYFLCNAVLMLVAVITYTQHHPTHMWDNHQLMQGGILVGSFLVNLGIRLYLAPVLTQLITVKIAIEREAGLGQEVGTNRPGRLAHCPHYMRLYRAFRRTHMIIAVGNMVAMAATSLHLYYLATKLCSVHL, from the exons ATGTGCGTCTCGAGTATGAGCAGGACCTCCACCATGACCGTCGAAGAAGAGGAGCTGTCCGGGGCCCAGGTCCTCCAGCCCACGACACGCATCTCGCCCCTGTCCTCCTTCAGCCGCGCCCGCTTCAACTCCATCTCCGAGTTCCGCCCTTCCGAAATGCACAAGTCGCGCTCCGCCGGCGTCCTGGGGGTCTTCTCCCACGACACGATCTCCAGGCAGGAGCTGGAGACGCTCGTCGACGGCAAGAGGAAGGAGCCCACCAAGGTCACCAAGGCGCAGATCAAGGAGTACGCGCAGAAGTACAAGAACTTCCAGTccgatgagaagaaggagagctcgccgtggtacaa AGAGATGTTCGAGCACACGCAGCCCGCCCACCTCATCGCCATGGTCGCCGTCGTGTACCTCGCCTTCCGCCTGTTCCCCGACTCGCGCCGCCACGCCACGGAGGCCTCGACCCTCACGCGCCTGCTCTACGTGGCCGCCGTCAGCACCGTCTTCGGCAGCCAAGTGTGGATGACCTTCGTGTCcg gcttagctctctttttctctgtgccGAGACACGTGTTTGCGCAGGTGCAACAGGTGTTATTCCCGCTCTATTTCTTGTGCAACGCTGTGCTGATGCTCGTCGCCGTAATTACGTACACACAGCACCATCCGACGCACATGTGGGACAACCATCAGCTCATGCAG GGCGGGATCCTCGTAGGCAGCTTCCTGGTTAATCTGGGCATCCGGCTGTACCTCGCACCGGTCCTCACGCAGCTGATCACTGTCAAG aTCGCCATCGAGCGCGAGGCCGGCCTGGGCCAGGAGGTCGGCACGAACCGCCCGGGGCGCCTCGCTCACTGCCCGCACTACATGAGACTCTACCGCGCCTTCCGCAGGACACACATGATCATCGCCGTCGGGAACATGGTCGCCATGGCAGCCACGTCGCTCCACCTCTACTACCTCGCCACCAAACTTTGTTCAGTGCATTTATAA